Proteins co-encoded in one Oikeobacillus pervagus genomic window:
- a CDS encoding HD domain-containing protein: MGIHRYFKSLSDLENLFRCPGKFKYQDHSVAAHSFKVTKIAQFLGTVEQMEGETVDWKILYEKALNHDYAELFTGDIKTPVKYASSELKGLFSQVEQQLTQKFIREEFPTEFREVYIERFKEGKDDTLEGKILSVADKIDLLYESFGEIQKGNPEPLFLEIYEEALMTIILFKEMKSVQYFLNDILPDLLQEKFIPHDQLSQMTQNILSQKDEQGQ; the protein is encoded by the coding sequence ATGGGAATTCATCGATATTTTAAAAGTTTATCTGATTTAGAAAATTTATTTCGGTGTCCAGGAAAATTTAAGTATCAAGACCATTCCGTCGCAGCCCATTCTTTTAAAGTTACGAAAATTGCTCAATTTCTTGGGACAGTTGAACAAATGGAAGGAGAAACGGTCGATTGGAAAATCTTATATGAGAAGGCTTTAAATCATGATTATGCTGAATTATTTACAGGAGATATTAAGACACCTGTGAAATATGCATCTAGTGAGTTAAAAGGTCTCTTTTCTCAAGTAGAGCAACAATTGACACAGAAGTTTATCCGTGAAGAGTTCCCAACGGAATTTAGGGAGGTTTATATTGAGCGCTTTAAAGAGGGAAAAGATGATACATTAGAAGGAAAAATCTTATCTGTCGCTGATAAGATCGATCTTTTATACGAATCATTTGGGGAGATTCAAAAAGGGAATCCAGAACCATTATTTCTTGAAATTTATGAAGAAGCGCTAATGACGATCATATTATTTAAAGAAATGAAAAGTGTTCAATATTTTTTAAATGATATTTTACCTGATTTATTGCAGGAAAAATTCATTCCTCACGATCAGCTCAGCCAGATGACCCAAAATATTTTAAGTCAAAAGGATGAACAAGGGCAGTGA